The following coding sequences are from one Bifidobacterium sp. window:
- a CDS encoding metal ABC transporter solute-binding protein, Zn/Mn family has translation MNVTDSNLSPSTDPSTDSSANSPKAATNSQPILSSPVPSETSQRAIAGHKLFPLVISFIAGLVVTALVFGAVTFFRSSSTSSGGQGAPAASTDANDVCSTTIKVVASVNQWGSLAEELGGSCVVVTSLINSTSADPHGYEATASDMAKLSSADVVIVNGAGYDSWAQQAQFSDQQTVVNVGDLMGVTVTGEHEHSDNEEEGHHHHGSTNPHLWFSPEAVLTTAESITEAFMAKAGEHTDTAATVQRHANEWNADYAEFVALVNNARSQKIQRQYVATESIISYLLEYIGAVDSTPASYTQAMNSEAEPSAADLKEALALVSSDATDLLIVNPQEMSGFAEKLNDAAIGSNKTIISVTEQLPKKQQTLLGWLTTITHQALANDTTNGWFLTQDVKDRSLADYANEWQSVYPLLKDGSLKPVMEAKAKQGDMSVAEYTKYYDVGYATDIDSMSITGNSITFTRGKKSVTATYEYSGFRILDYAKGNRGVRYLFTATGDVPDGAARAVQFSDHGITAAKSAHFHIFLDDNQEDALKEMDNWPTYYPASLSKEQVVEEMLAH, from the coding sequence ATGAACGTGACTGACTCAAATCTCAGCCCGTCCACCGACCCATCAACTGATTCCTCAGCAAATTCACCGAAGGCAGCGACAAACTCGCAGCCTATATTGTCTAGTCCAGTGCCAAGTGAAACTTCACAGAGAGCTATCGCAGGGCACAAGCTATTTCCGCTAGTGATTTCCTTCATAGCAGGTTTGGTAGTAACTGCACTTGTCTTTGGTGCTGTCACCTTTTTCCGTAGCTCATCAACGAGTAGTGGTGGTCAAGGAGCACCGGCGGCTTCGACTGATGCCAATGATGTGTGTAGCACCACAATTAAGGTTGTAGCATCGGTGAACCAGTGGGGATCGTTGGCTGAAGAGTTAGGCGGTTCCTGTGTTGTAGTTACCTCATTAATTAATTCCACATCAGCAGATCCTCACGGCTATGAAGCTACGGCGTCAGATATGGCCAAGCTCAGCTCAGCAGACGTGGTGATTGTAAACGGTGCCGGATATGACAGTTGGGCACAGCAGGCACAATTCAGCGATCAGCAGACAGTTGTAAATGTGGGCGATTTGATGGGGGTTACAGTAACTGGAGAACACGAGCATAGCGATAATGAGGAAGAAGGGCATCATCATCACGGTTCAACTAATCCTCATTTATGGTTCAGCCCTGAGGCCGTGTTGACGACTGCAGAGAGCATTACAGAAGCATTCATGGCAAAGGCGGGAGAGCATACTGATACGGCAGCAACCGTGCAGCGACATGCCAATGAATGGAATGCTGATTACGCAGAATTTGTGGCACTGGTAAACAATGCTCGCAGTCAGAAAATTCAGCGTCAGTATGTTGCGACAGAATCGATTATCAGTTATCTGCTGGAGTATATCGGAGCTGTGGACAGTACACCTGCCTCATATACTCAGGCGATGAATAGTGAAGCTGAACCTAGTGCGGCTGATTTGAAGGAAGCTCTCGCGCTGGTGTCTTCAGATGCTACTGACCTACTAATTGTCAATCCGCAAGAGATGAGCGGTTTCGCTGAAAAGCTTAACGATGCAGCAATCGGCAGTAATAAGACGATTATTTCTGTTACTGAGCAACTGCCGAAGAAGCAGCAAACATTGCTTGGTTGGTTAACTACGATTACTCATCAGGCCTTAGCCAACGACACTACCAATGGTTGGTTCCTTACTCAAGATGTTAAGGATCGATCACTTGCTGATTATGCGAATGAATGGCAGTCTGTGTATCCTCTGCTCAAAGATGGCAGCTTGAAGCCTGTTATGGAGGCTAAAGCTAAGCAAGGTGATATGAGCGTTGCAGAATACACCAAATACTATGACGTCGGATATGCAACCGATATCGACAGCATGTCAATAACCGGCAACAGTATTACTTTCACTCGTGGTAAGAAGAGCGTGACGGCAACATATGAGTACTCCGGATTTCGCATACTTGACTATGCCAAGGGCAACAGGGGAGTGCGTTATCTCTTCACAGCTACAGGAGATGTCCCAGATGGGGCTGCGCGAGCTGTCCAGTTCTCAGATCATGGGATTACAGCAGCTAAGTCTGCGCACTTTCATATCTTCCTCGATGATAATCAAGAGGATGCATTGAAAGAGATGGATAATTGGCCTACGTATTATCCTGCTAGTTTGAGCAAGGAGCAGGTAGTAGAGGAGATGCTCGCTCACTAA
- a CDS encoding CDP-alcohol phosphatidyltransferase family protein: protein MRILPNLLSVIRLCCCLLMVLLIDTIPLLLAVYICAGISDVLDGFLARRWHVTSSLGATLDSIGDTAFTLTTMYIVMRMMHWPQWLIIWIIAICVIKSITAILGWYKYRSLAFLHTRLNKLAGIIVFVTPVLLLITNEVILALVPCTVATLASLEELYITVLSPTLSPNIQSFHSLSRGEVNATSQPTETTSGVYSADITDRHQLNTSDLQRSPTTNHSETEIHDNV from the coding sequence ATGCGCATACTCCCCAATCTCCTCAGTGTGATACGACTATGCTGCTGTCTGCTCATGGTGCTGCTCATCGACACTATTCCGCTGCTATTAGCGGTCTATATATGCGCAGGGATTAGCGATGTACTGGATGGATTTCTTGCACGCCGCTGGCACGTTACCTCTTCACTCGGAGCAACGCTAGACAGTATCGGTGACACTGCTTTCACGTTGACCACGATGTATATCGTTATGAGGATGATGCACTGGCCACAGTGGCTAATCATCTGGATTATTGCAATATGCGTAATCAAATCAATCACAGCAATCCTGGGGTGGTACAAATATCGCTCTCTGGCATTCCTGCACACCAGACTCAATAAACTTGCAGGAATTATTGTTTTCGTCACTCCTGTGCTGTTGCTCATAACAAACGAAGTCATTCTGGCACTCGTACCCTGCACAGTAGCAACACTGGCCAGCCTAGAAGAGCTCTATATCACTGTGTTATCGCCCACGTTGTCACCAAATATTCAGTCTTTCCATTCCCTCTCTCGCGGTGAAGTCAACGCCACTTCGCAACCTACTGAAACAACATCAGGCGTATACTCAGCTGACATCACGGATCGTCATCAACTCAACACATCCGATTTACAGCGCTCACCAACTACCAATCACTCGGAGACGGAAATTCATGACAATGTTTGA
- a CDS encoding GNAT family N-acetyltransferase yields the protein MTMFDMLVNLNNDAILQEHIRTTVPHQQGYQIVRTPSIFSDEVAHFAEREFSPMWASEARHSLYHTPSDSYAAIFNNHVIGFCAFNATAKAFFGPTGVHHDHRGKGIGRVLLVNALLTMKSQGYAYAIIGGVNEAAGFYEQTVNATRIEGSEDHSVYTHMGITF from the coding sequence ATGACAATGTTTGACATGCTCGTCAATCTCAATAACGATGCGATATTGCAAGAACACATCCGCACGACCGTTCCACATCAACAGGGATACCAGATAGTTCGCACACCCAGCATCTTCAGCGATGAGGTTGCGCACTTCGCTGAACGTGAATTCAGCCCCATGTGGGCCTCGGAAGCACGACACAGCCTCTATCACACCCCGTCAGATAGTTACGCAGCCATCTTCAACAATCATGTGATTGGTTTTTGCGCATTTAATGCCACTGCAAAGGCATTCTTTGGCCCCACAGGAGTGCACCACGACCATCGCGGAAAAGGTATTGGCCGCGTATTACTAGTAAATGCACTGCTAACCATGAAATCACAAGGTTATGCCTATGCAATTATTGGAGGCGTTAACGAAGCTGCAGGCTTCTACGAACAAACAGTTAATGCCACACGAATCGAAGGCTCTGAAGATCACAGCGTTTACACTCATATGGGAATCACCTTCTAA
- the dtd gene encoding D-aminoacyl-tRNA deacylase, with product MRILLQRVRSAQVSIIDNNPTAQGDSSSQAEQTSATTGTEPQEIASGLLLLVGVEDSDGEAEIAWMAHKIANLRIFEDSQGKMNRSVLQEQGSVLSVSQFTLYADTKKGNRPSFTRAGRPEHAKLIWERFNAHLEEIGVPVHTGVFGAHMLVELQNDGPVTILLDSQRST from the coding sequence ATGAGAATTCTCTTGCAACGCGTGCGTTCTGCGCAAGTGTCCATCATAGACAACAATCCCACAGCTCAGGGTGATTCGTCATCTCAAGCAGAGCAGACATCTGCCACAACAGGCACAGAGCCTCAAGAAATAGCTAGTGGCTTGTTACTACTCGTAGGGGTTGAAGACTCAGACGGCGAAGCAGAGATCGCATGGATGGCTCATAAAATCGCCAATCTAAGAATTTTCGAAGACTCACAAGGAAAAATGAACCGCTCTGTGCTTCAAGAACAAGGCTCGGTACTCTCTGTATCGCAATTCACCTTGTATGCCGATACCAAAAAAGGCAATCGTCCTAGCTTCACCAGAGCAGGTCGACCAGAACATGCCAAATTAATATGGGAAAGATTCAACGCACACTTAGAAGAAATTGGAGTGCCTGTACACACAGGAGTATTCGGGGCACATATGCTTGTAGAACTGCAAAATGACGGTCCAGTCACCATTTTGCTCGACTCACAACGTTCGACATAG
- a CDS encoding cell division protein FtsQ/DivIB, translated as MTRRVSSQDSGSEDSRRESVSHSAKRRSVSGKAASSTKRKPEKGDTAKRKLGRVASGSAKKDNAHSISNAKSQSDGFVDARVMSSNDDVDARLLHAGVSSEGVFTRPKVIDFSQRLREKRQANAHVVMKRAAITVAALVALGALLWFLLLSPVFLLRASSIQVSGTNTWVSSSRIEAIAKQQLDISLFVVSTGDMEEQIGELPGVTSATVKKDFPNGLSITVNAQRPAAVLRDAKGALTAVDKEARVLNAVGASVDGIPIIDVSSVGKGTDDAAVQQALKVLAVLPETMRTQITKVSAATQDSITTQISNGKYLIVWGDSSQMTLKKAVVDKIINDSSKIGDKHQVDVSAPLRPIIK; from the coding sequence ATGACACGTCGTGTTTCCTCCCAAGATTCGGGTTCAGAGGATTCACGGCGCGAATCGGTTTCCCATTCGGCTAAGCGACGATCTGTTAGTGGTAAGGCGGCATCTTCAACAAAGCGCAAGCCTGAAAAAGGTGATACTGCTAAACGCAAGCTTGGTCGTGTCGCTTCTGGTTCGGCTAAGAAGGATAATGCACATTCAATTAGTAATGCTAAATCCCAATCTGATGGTTTTGTAGATGCTCGTGTGATGAGCAGCAACGACGATGTCGACGCACGGTTGCTACATGCGGGGGTATCTAGTGAAGGTGTGTTTACACGGCCAAAAGTTATTGATTTCTCTCAACGCTTGCGTGAGAAACGACAGGCTAACGCACATGTGGTTATGAAGAGGGCAGCAATTACCGTTGCTGCTCTCGTCGCTCTTGGTGCATTGCTTTGGTTCTTGTTGCTGTCACCGGTGTTTTTATTACGCGCCTCTTCAATACAGGTGAGTGGAACTAATACCTGGGTAAGCTCTTCTCGTATTGAAGCTATTGCTAAGCAACAACTCGATATATCGCTGTTTGTGGTGTCTACTGGTGACATGGAAGAGCAGATTGGCGAGTTGCCTGGCGTCACCTCAGCGACAGTGAAGAAAGATTTTCCTAACGGTCTTTCCATCACTGTGAATGCTCAACGCCCGGCCGCAGTATTGCGAGATGCCAAAGGGGCGCTAACGGCAGTTGATAAGGAAGCTCGAGTGCTCAATGCTGTGGGAGCATCCGTCGATGGGATTCCCATCATTGACGTCTCGAGTGTCGGCAAAGGCACAGATGACGCTGCTGTGCAGCAAGCCTTGAAAGTCTTAGCTGTGTTACCCGAGACTATGCGCACTCAGATCACCAAGGTTTCAGCCGCTACGCAAGATTCAATCACCACGCAAATTAGCAATGGAAAATATTTGATTGTGTGGGGAGATTCATCACAGATGACCTTGAAGAAGGCTGTGGTAGACAAAATTATTAATGACTCGAGCAAAATAGGAGACAAGCATCAGGTTGATGTCTCGGCGCCTCTCAGACCTATTATCAAGTAG
- the murC gene encoding UDP-N-acetylmuramate--L-alanine ligase: protein MTHASQEVASVEQNASATEPLLDPTRWGFAGYSGGLDGLGNTHFIGVGGAGMSVLAEMLHEDGIEVDGSDVLASTKTERLQTLGIPVEIGQRRENVDNVDTVVWSSAIKQQNPELQAAYQQGKRLVHRSDILALLLSNHIGVTVAGAHGKTTTSALIAHILTHAGTGELADPSYAVGGTIQGPTGSLDGGHAGKGSVLVAEADESDGSFCKYQPAIAVITNVEADHLDHYGDAQHFRAAFVEHAHHASEHVVICADDEGALAVLRAMDPEAARHAVAYSTQDQDSLGDVNGAHVARIQSESEQSESGEERFTLHLPADMLPDGRDADVRVTLQIPGLHNARNASAAIITCTLLGLDPQQAADAAQSFLGADRRFQLRGVVGGVSVVDDYSHHPTEIAALLDAARRRYPNSTLRVLFQPHLFSRTEFFTQAFAESLAKADDVMVTGIFPARERQEDFPQITESVIVQAAEQLPHQPEHGWIHAVEDMNQAAMMLAMRANPGDVLFTVGAGDVTQVVPVILHALEARGQGSQELNDQISHKHTQDKRL, encoded by the coding sequence TTGACCCATGCCTCGCAAGAAGTTGCGAGCGTCGAGCAGAACGCATCTGCCACTGAACCTCTTCTCGATCCGACCAGATGGGGGTTTGCCGGTTATTCCGGTGGGCTAGATGGTCTGGGGAACACACACTTTATTGGTGTGGGTGGAGCCGGTATGAGCGTTTTAGCAGAAATGCTTCACGAGGACGGCATTGAGGTGGATGGCTCAGATGTATTAGCCAGTACTAAAACTGAGCGATTGCAAACCTTGGGAATTCCCGTTGAAATTGGTCAACGTCGTGAGAATGTTGACAACGTTGATACGGTCGTGTGGTCAAGTGCAATTAAGCAGCAAAATCCAGAATTACAAGCTGCTTATCAGCAAGGCAAGCGGCTGGTTCATCGTAGTGATATCCTCGCGCTGCTGCTCAGTAACCACATTGGCGTTACCGTTGCTGGGGCGCATGGGAAGACCACAACGAGTGCTCTTATTGCCCATATTCTTACTCATGCTGGGACTGGTGAACTTGCAGATCCAAGCTACGCTGTTGGAGGCACCATTCAAGGACCTACAGGGTCTTTAGACGGCGGGCATGCAGGTAAAGGCAGCGTATTGGTTGCAGAGGCAGATGAGTCCGATGGCAGCTTCTGCAAATATCAACCCGCAATAGCTGTGATAACCAATGTGGAGGCGGATCACCTCGATCATTATGGAGATGCACAGCACTTCAGAGCAGCATTTGTTGAGCATGCACATCACGCCAGCGAGCATGTGGTTATATGTGCAGACGATGAGGGTGCTCTTGCTGTATTGCGTGCGATGGATCCTGAAGCAGCGCGCCACGCTGTGGCATATAGTACGCAAGACCAAGATTCACTTGGGGATGTGAACGGAGCTCACGTAGCGCGTATCCAATCCGAAAGTGAACAGAGTGAATCAGGAGAAGAACGCTTCACGCTGCACTTGCCAGCAGATATGCTGCCAGATGGACGAGATGCTGATGTTAGAGTGACGCTTCAAATTCCTGGCTTACATAATGCAAGAAATGCCAGTGCGGCTATCATTACGTGCACGCTGCTCGGTCTAGATCCTCAACAAGCGGCTGATGCGGCTCAATCATTCCTTGGTGCTGACCGGAGATTCCAGCTCAGGGGTGTTGTCGGAGGAGTCAGCGTAGTAGATGATTATTCGCACCATCCAACTGAAATTGCGGCATTGCTCGATGCTGCAAGAAGGCGTTATCCTAACTCCACGCTGCGAGTACTCTTCCAACCCCACCTCTTCTCGCGCACAGAATTCTTTACTCAAGCTTTTGCCGAGTCGCTTGCCAAAGCCGATGACGTGATGGTAACAGGCATATTCCCAGCACGAGAACGGCAAGAGGACTTTCCACAAATCACTGAATCAGTGATAGTCCAAGCAGCCGAGCAGCTACCGCATCAACCCGAGCATGGATGGATACATGCGGTTGAAGATATGAATCAGGCGGCGATGATGTTAGCAATGCGTGCCAATCCTGGTGATGTGCTGTTTACGGTAGGTGCAGGTGATGTTACACAAGTTGTACCAGTTATTCTTCATGCACTTGAAGCTCGTGGCCAAGGCAGTCAAGAGCTGAATGATCAGATCTCGCATAAGCACACGCAGGATAAAAGACTATGA
- the murG gene encoding undecaprenyldiphospho-muramoylpentapeptide beta-N-acetylglucosaminyltransferase, which translates to MLKGMGKREEQVHVVLAGGGTAGHVNPLLSVADAIRAKRPNSSITVIGTETGLERELVPQAGYELETIEKVPFPRSLNAAALAFPSKWFSELRKAKAILKRHQADVVVGFGGYASAPVYRAAKSLHVPIAIHEQNAKAGMANKLGAKWADYIGTVYDHTGLESKGNASSERVGLPLRPSIARLCRGLDTPRLARVEAASSLGIDPTRPLMLVTGGSLGAASINSAVAGASAELLERVQIIHLTGKGKLEEVKRIVSANAGSEVLNDLSLQHLGQGDYHAVEYLERMDLAYACADLTICRAGAGTVAELAAVGMPAIYVPLPFGNGEQRFNAQPLVEAGGGLLVDDADFTKDWVAKNVVGLVQDQHQLQHLAEAAWKFGTRDAAEKMAERVLALADGTSIME; encoded by the coding sequence ATGCTCAAAGGTATGGGAAAACGAGAAGAGCAGGTTCATGTGGTGTTGGCCGGAGGCGGTACAGCAGGACATGTCAATCCATTGCTAAGTGTTGCAGACGCGATTCGAGCGAAGCGACCAAACTCATCGATTACTGTGATTGGTACAGAAACAGGTCTGGAGCGTGAACTAGTTCCCCAGGCAGGATATGAGCTAGAAACCATTGAGAAAGTCCCCTTTCCGCGCTCGTTGAATGCTGCAGCTCTAGCGTTTCCGAGTAAGTGGTTCTCAGAATTGCGCAAGGCTAAAGCCATTTTGAAACGTCATCAGGCAGATGTTGTTGTAGGATTCGGCGGTTATGCTTCTGCGCCTGTGTATAGAGCTGCTAAAAGTTTGCATGTACCGATTGCTATTCATGAGCAGAACGCCAAGGCAGGGATGGCCAACAAGCTTGGTGCAAAGTGGGCAGATTACATTGGCACGGTATATGACCACACAGGGCTTGAAAGCAAAGGTAACGCTAGCAGTGAGCGTGTAGGACTTCCGCTGCGCCCATCAATTGCGCGCCTGTGCAGAGGCTTAGACACGCCTCGACTAGCCCGCGTTGAAGCGGCATCCAGCTTAGGTATAGATCCAACACGTCCACTGATGTTAGTTACGGGTGGTTCTTTGGGAGCTGCAAGCATCAATAGTGCTGTAGCGGGTGCATCTGCAGAGCTACTCGAGAGAGTACAAATCATACATCTCACCGGCAAAGGCAAGCTTGAAGAGGTTAAGCGTATCGTTAGCGCTAATGCTGGCAGTGAGGTACTCAATGATTTAAGTCTGCAACATCTTGGGCAAGGTGATTACCATGCCGTAGAATATCTCGAGAGAATGGACTTGGCTTATGCATGCGCTGATCTCACTATCTGTAGAGCTGGTGCTGGGACCGTTGCTGAGTTAGCTGCAGTTGGGATGCCTGCAATCTATGTCCCCTTGCCATTTGGCAATGGTGAACAGCGCTTTAATGCTCAACCTTTGGTTGAGGCTGGGGGCGGACTATTAGTTGATGATGCCGATTTCACGAAGGATTGGGTTGCTAAGAATGTTGTGGGGCTCGTGCAAGACCAACATCAGCTTCAGCATCTGGCTGAGGCAGCCTGGAAATTCGGTACTCGAGACGCTGCAGAAAAAATGGCAGAGCGCGTGCTTGCGCTTGCCGATGGCACGTCCATAATGGAGTAA
- a CDS encoding peptidoglycan glycosyltransferase FtsW: MFKKDKRKATPRSAQSAATRQGLSTAVSPRRSNNSSQQKRDTGRPSETAYIGWRNILNPVWCYNGFITSVGALTIFGLLMVFSSSSVDMVADGESPWAQVANQAFYGGLGLLVAVVAMHLPLMLYKRASFGFLLFGFLLQALTFSPLGISVNGNSGWIGFGSVSFQPAEILKLALCLWLPIALGSAQKRVKSEGPLKAYWVPAVGFVLAFVLVMIGKDLGTAMIIVLIGVVAFLLGGFPIRWLLSIGLVGAVGIVAIFVLGNNNRMSRILAAYKPCTASDAQGVCYQSIHGLYAMASGGLTGVGLGNSREKWNYLPEAHNDFIFAVIGEELGFVGACMVILAFVVMGWCLIRVAWLSRDGYARMVMVGIAAWIVGQALINICVVLGILPVMGLPLPFVSAGGTALIMCLISAGVAARMMRSLPEIRGAVSEA, from the coding sequence ATGTTCAAGAAGGATAAGCGCAAAGCGACACCGAGGAGTGCACAGTCGGCTGCTACTCGCCAAGGTCTTAGCACAGCTGTATCGCCACGTCGCTCTAACAACTCTTCTCAACAGAAACGGGATACAGGACGCCCTAGCGAAACAGCATATATAGGTTGGCGCAACATCCTCAATCCGGTATGGTGTTATAACGGTTTTATTACCTCGGTAGGGGCACTGACAATTTTTGGTTTGTTGATGGTCTTTTCTAGTTCCTCTGTCGATATGGTGGCTGATGGAGAATCTCCATGGGCACAGGTTGCTAATCAAGCCTTTTATGGTGGTCTTGGATTGCTGGTTGCGGTAGTTGCTATGCATTTGCCTTTGATGCTATACAAAAGAGCGTCGTTCGGATTTCTGCTGTTTGGGTTCTTGTTGCAGGCATTAACTTTTAGCCCGCTGGGTATTAGTGTCAACGGTAATTCGGGATGGATTGGTTTTGGGTCTGTGAGCTTCCAGCCTGCTGAGATATTGAAGCTTGCATTGTGTCTGTGGCTACCCATTGCCTTGGGCTCTGCCCAGAAACGTGTGAAATCCGAAGGTCCTTTGAAAGCTTATTGGGTTCCCGCGGTGGGATTCGTGCTCGCCTTCGTGTTGGTTATGATTGGCAAAGATCTCGGTACAGCAATGATTATCGTCCTCATTGGGGTTGTTGCCTTTTTGCTGGGCGGTTTCCCTATACGTTGGTTGCTCTCCATTGGTCTTGTTGGAGCGGTTGGCATCGTAGCTATATTTGTTTTAGGCAATAACAACAGGATGAGCCGAATTCTGGCTGCATATAAGCCTTGTACTGCATCCGATGCCCAAGGTGTCTGCTACCAGTCTATTCACGGCCTGTATGCAATGGCTTCAGGTGGCCTGACAGGAGTTGGACTGGGTAATTCGCGTGAGAAGTGGAATTATCTTCCCGAAGCTCACAACGATTTTATCTTCGCGGTGATAGGTGAAGAATTGGGATTTGTTGGCGCCTGTATGGTCATCCTTGCTTTTGTAGTAATGGGTTGGTGCTTAATACGTGTCGCATGGCTTTCGCGTGACGGGTATGCCCGAATGGTGATGGTCGGCATAGCAGCTTGGATTGTTGGACAAGCGCTGATTAATATTTGTGTGGTTCTAGGGATTCTGCCTGTTATGGGCCTTCCTCTACCATTCGTTTCTGCTGGTGGAACAGCACTTATCATGTGTTTGATTTCTGCGGGTGTAGCTGCCAGAATGATGCGCAGCCTTCCAGAGATTCGTGGTGCGGTAAGCGAGGCTTGA
- the murD gene encoding UDP-N-acetylmuramoyl-L-alanine--D-glutamate ligase, which translates to MDISTATVLVAGMGVSGRSACEVLAGRAARVISVDEGKADADLHSFEDINWDEIDLVMSSPVFNPRTPFIMQAQRKGIPVVSEVELAWMLRTDAQLTGKPAPWIGITGTNGKTSTTEMTSAMLSDAGEVAPAVGNIGKAVSHAAVDADNQVLCVELSSFQLHFTQSLRLQCAAITNLADDHLDWHGGFANYAADKSKVYRGVSKALVYNADDARVTELAKLATPAEGCRRIGFTLGKPKAGQLGVVDGKIVDFSGLTPDSDAAAVPLCEVKEFSHLCEPDGSVYPHLLADALCALALALGHGVELDKALSALKAFKPGGHRIQTVARYHVASGDEHSNDLAVQGAQQQSTSADIRFVDDSKATNAHAAGASLSSFPEKSVIWIAGGLAKGGHFEHLVSTYAQRIAAAVIIGVDQQPLVDAFATQAPNIPLSIVEPEPNATVMQRAVAAAGDLAQAGNVVLMAPACASMDQFVSYADRGEQFAAQAKLWISRQQADRHVQEG; encoded by the coding sequence AGTACAGCAACGGTTCTGGTTGCAGGAATGGGTGTTTCAGGGCGTAGTGCTTGCGAGGTACTTGCAGGACGGGCAGCTCGAGTTATCAGTGTTGATGAAGGCAAAGCTGATGCTGATTTGCACTCTTTTGAAGATATTAATTGGGATGAGATTGATCTGGTGATGAGTTCGCCGGTATTCAATCCTAGGACTCCTTTTATTATGCAGGCTCAGCGCAAAGGTATTCCGGTGGTCAGTGAGGTTGAGCTCGCTTGGATGCTTCGCACAGATGCGCAGCTCACTGGCAAACCTGCTCCTTGGATTGGTATCACCGGAACGAATGGTAAAACCTCAACCACAGAGATGACCTCTGCAATGTTGTCTGATGCAGGAGAGGTTGCGCCAGCAGTGGGCAATATTGGCAAAGCGGTTTCGCATGCAGCGGTGGACGCTGACAATCAGGTGCTGTGCGTGGAATTGAGTTCTTTCCAATTACATTTCACACAATCGTTGCGTTTGCAATGTGCCGCAATCACTAATTTGGCTGATGACCATCTAGATTGGCATGGTGGCTTCGCGAATTATGCTGCTGATAAGTCAAAGGTGTATAGGGGAGTTAGCAAAGCATTGGTTTACAATGCTGACGATGCTCGCGTTACTGAATTAGCCAAGCTAGCAACACCAGCCGAAGGATGCCGTAGAATCGGCTTCACTCTCGGTAAACCCAAAGCCGGTCAACTCGGTGTTGTTGACGGGAAGATTGTAGATTTTTCAGGATTAACCCCAGACAGCGATGCCGCAGCTGTGCCACTTTGCGAGGTCAAGGAATTCTCGCATCTGTGTGAGCCAGATGGTTCAGTCTATCCGCATCTGCTTGCTGATGCTTTATGCGCATTAGCATTGGCACTTGGGCACGGTGTTGAGCTTGATAAAGCACTGTCGGCATTGAAAGCTTTTAAGCCTGGTGGACATCGTATACAAACCGTTGCGCGATATCACGTAGCAAGCGGTGATGAACACAGTAACGACTTAGCTGTGCAGGGCGCACAGCAGCAATCGACATCTGCCGATATCCGATTTGTTGATGATTCTAAAGCTACTAATGCTCACGCTGCAGGGGCTTCGCTATCGAGTTTTCCTGAGAAATCGGTGATCTGGATTGCAGGCGGTCTCGCAAAAGGCGGGCATTTTGAACATCTTGTGTCTACATATGCGCAGCGTATAGCTGCTGCTGTGATTATCGGTGTTGACCAGCAGCCACTCGTGGATGCTTTTGCAACTCAAGCACCAAATATTCCCTTGTCCATTGTTGAACCGGAGCCCAATGCAACGGTTATGCAGCGAGCGGTTGCGGCTGCGGGTGATTTGGCGCAAGCGGGAAATGTGGTGTTGATGGCACCGGCATGTGCTTCAATGGACCAATTTGTTTCGTATGCGGATCGAGGAGAGCAATTCGCTGCTCAGGCTAAGTTATGGATTTCGCGCCAGCAGGCAGACCGCCATGTTCAAGAAGGATAA